A section of the Candidatus Tisiphia endosymbiont of Nedyus quadrimaculatus genome encodes:
- a CDS encoding alpha/beta hydrolase, giving the protein MANVFFNGPAGRIEGLYTKSSNPKAPLALLLHPHPLYGGTMNSKVVYNVYKSLVANGFTVLRINFRGVGRSQGEFDNGIGEMTDAATALDWLQLNNPTSSLNLIAGFSFGAWIAMQLIMRRPEINNFITISPPVNKYDFSFLSQCPISGFVIQGDNDSIVSEESVLELVDKLSKQKHITVDYKIIQGADHFFRNKLGEFTQAINDYLQLRLLNNQVTHLKKDFLTEENLANKPLQKVFLD; this is encoded by the coding sequence ATGGCTAACGTTTTTTTTAATGGTCCTGCCGGTCGGATCGAGGGGCTTTATACTAAATCTAGTAATCCTAAAGCTCCACTTGCTTTATTATTACATCCACATCCGCTTTATGGTGGCACTATGAATAGCAAAGTAGTTTACAATGTTTATAAATCATTAGTAGCTAATGGGTTCACAGTACTCAGAATTAATTTTAGGGGCGTTGGGCGTTCCCAAGGAGAGTTTGATAATGGTATTGGCGAAATGACTGATGCTGCAACAGCACTTGATTGGCTGCAGCTTAACAACCCTACTAGCAGTCTAAATTTGATAGCGGGGTTTTCTTTTGGAGCATGGATAGCCATGCAACTTATCATGAGAAGACCAGAGATTAATAATTTTATTACGATATCTCCGCCAGTGAATAAATATGATTTTTCTTTCTTGTCTCAATGTCCTATTTCTGGCTTTGTAATACAAGGTGACAATGATAGTATTGTATCCGAAGAATCAGTGCTTGAACTAGTAGATAAATTATCTAAGCAAAAACATATAACTGTCGACTATAAGATTATCCAAGGAGCCGATCATTTTTTTCGTAACAAACTTGGTGAATTTACCCAAGCAATTAATGATTACTTACAATTAAGGTTATTGAATAATCAGGTTACGCATTTAAAGAAGGATTTTTTAACTGAAGAAAATTTAGCAAACAAACCACTACAAAAGGTTTTTTTAGATTAA
- the xth gene encoding exodeoxyribonuclease III, translating into MKIATWNINSIRIRLQHLRDFLTEVDPDIVLLQEIKCETDKFPFDELSDLAYNFYVYGQKSYNGVAILSKFPANEVVKDFPGIDCTNQARIIEISLQTPIGFCSITSLYAPNGSLVGSDKFKMKLEFYDNLINYFESKRSLDTKVIVGGDFNIAPFDIDVYSAKELQNTTCFTSEEKQRLRIILNSSFEDLYRLSNPTKQEFSWWDYRAGCFEQNKGMRIDMILASSNVADYLNDCYMHYNLRTKIKPSDHIPVVAIFS; encoded by the coding sequence ATGAAAATAGCTACTTGGAATATTAATTCTATAAGAATAAGACTACAACATTTACGGGACTTTTTAACAGAAGTAGATCCAGACATTGTTTTGTTACAAGAAATCAAGTGTGAAACTGATAAGTTTCCTTTTGATGAACTATCAGATCTAGCATATAATTTCTATGTGTATGGTCAGAAATCCTATAATGGTGTGGCTATCTTATCAAAGTTTCCAGCTAATGAAGTGGTAAAAGACTTTCCGGGTATTGATTGTACTAATCAAGCACGGATTATAGAAATATCTCTACAGACTCCTATAGGTTTTTGTAGTATCACTTCATTATACGCACCTAACGGTTCATTGGTAGGTAGTGATAAATTTAAGATGAAATTAGAATTTTATGACAATTTAATTAATTACTTCGAATCCAAGAGATCTCTTGATACTAAGGTGATAGTTGGAGGAGATTTTAATATTGCTCCTTTTGATATTGACGTATACTCAGCAAAAGAGTTGCAAAATACTACTTGTTTTACTAGTGAAGAAAAACAACGACTGAGAATTATTTTAAATTCTAGTTTTGAAGATTTATATAGATTATCAAATCCTACTAAGCAAGAATTCTCTTGGTGGGATTATAGAGCAGGTTGCTTTGAACAAAATAAAGGTATGCGTATTGACATGATACTTGCATCAAGCAATGTTGCAGATTATCTAAATGATTGCTACATGCATTATAATTTACGAACTAAAATTAAGCCTTCTGATCATATACCCGTTGTTGCTATATTTAGTTAA
- a CDS encoding IS110 family transposase — protein sequence MKDINILGIDLAKTIFHIVALNKDGEKILAKKLHREEFEDYILTNIPKNSLLVMEACGSCHYWSNKFMESGFTVKLLKPCDVKAFAKTRQKNDTNDALAIARAGKDPELKSVRIKNISQQEISWLHKRRQHIIRQRVQYSNGLMSDLLEFGYYIKMSKSKFAREALNIVEDAKNAGVISERMYKEMKVIAEEIATLLIQESAIDKQLIAINKESETATLLKTIPGIGEINANILSIAAYENYDDCRSFAASLGLVPKQNSTGGKTSLGSITKKGDRYVRTMLIQGARSIAIRAKIQKDPTDHLVLWAKKLLGRMSFNKAAVAIANKLARIAYVCVTRKCAYA from the coding sequence ATGAAAGATATTAACATACTAGGCATTGATTTAGCAAAAACAATTTTTCATATTGTTGCATTAAATAAAGATGGTGAAAAAATATTAGCTAAAAAATTACACAGAGAAGAATTTGAAGACTACATTTTAACAAACATTCCCAAGAATAGTTTATTGGTAATGGAAGCATGTGGCAGTTGTCATTATTGGAGCAATAAGTTTATGGAATCAGGTTTTACAGTAAAATTACTTAAACCATGTGATGTAAAAGCTTTTGCAAAAACTCGGCAAAAAAATGATACAAATGATGCTTTGGCAATAGCAAGAGCAGGAAAAGATCCGGAGTTAAAATCGGTTCGTATAAAAAATATATCACAACAAGAGATTAGTTGGTTACATAAACGTCGGCAACATATTATTAGACAAAGAGTACAATATAGTAATGGTTTAATGAGTGATTTACTTGAATTTGGTTATTACATAAAAATGAGTAAATCTAAATTTGCCCGTGAGGCATTAAATATAGTAGAAGATGCCAAAAATGCTGGTGTGATTTCAGAGAGAATGTATAAGGAAATGAAGGTAATAGCTGAAGAAATTGCTACGTTATTAATACAAGAATCAGCAATAGATAAACAGCTAATAGCAATAAATAAAGAATCTGAAACAGCTACTTTATTAAAAACAATACCAGGTATTGGAGAAATTAATGCTAATATACTAAGCATAGCAGCTTATGAAAATTATGATGATTGTCGAAGTTTTGCTGCAAGTTTGGGATTAGTGCCTAAGCAAAATAGCACAGGTGGTAAAACAAGTCTTGGATCTATCACTAAGAAAGGAGATAGATATGTTAGAACTATGCTGATACAAGGAGCAAGGTCTATTGCAATCAGAGCAAAAATACAAAAGGACCCCACTGATCATTTAGTGCTATGGGCAAAAAAATTGTTGGGAAGGATGAGCTTTAATAAGGCTGCTGTGGCAATAGCAAACAAATTAGCTAGAATAGCGTATGTATGTGTTACAAGAAAATGTGCATATGCTTGA
- a CDS encoding BPL-N domain-containing protein: protein MYTLKQIVFPSYKIHLINASEIIENKWSNQAALLIIPGGRDVYYTKQLNGKGNKAIKNYVENGGNYLGICAGAYYGSGFVEFDKDGSLEILGERELAFFPNKTIGPVLAKYNYDDNSGVRAALIKLAIDDNSLSNKIMIYYNGGPYFVDPQLYKNINILAYYQFLDQSVLPAVLKIKYNKGNVVLSGIHFEYSPKLLNMDDKFHAQILSELEQSEFDRIKFAGVILKYLGLKLKIKYK, encoded by the coding sequence ATGTATACACTAAAGCAAATTGTTTTTCCTAGCTATAAAATACATTTAATTAATGCCTCAGAAATTATAGAAAACAAATGGTCAAATCAAGCTGCTCTATTAATAATACCCGGCGGAAGGGATGTATATTATACTAAACAACTTAATGGTAAAGGAAATAAAGCTATAAAAAATTATGTAGAAAATGGAGGTAACTATTTAGGTATTTGTGCAGGGGCTTATTATGGTTCAGGATTTGTAGAATTTGATAAAGATGGTTCTTTAGAAATCCTAGGAGAAAGAGAATTAGCATTTTTCCCCAACAAAACTATCGGACCTGTTCTTGCAAAATACAATTATGACGATAATAGTGGTGTACGTGCAGCATTAATTAAGTTAGCTATAGACGATAATTCTTTATCTAACAAAATTATGATTTATTATAATGGAGGTCCTTATTTTGTAGATCCTCAATTATATAAAAATATCAATATTCTTGCTTACTATCAATTTCTAGACCAATCAGTTTTACCAGCAGTTTTAAAAATCAAATATAATAAGGGGAATGTAGTTTTATCTGGCATACACTTTGAGTATTCCCCAAAGTTGTTAAATATGGATGATAAATTTCATGCTCAAATTTTATCTGAATTAGAACAAAGTGAATTTGATAGAATTAAATTCGCTGGTGTTATTTTAAAATATTTAGGATTGAAATTAAAAATCAAATATAAATAA
- a CDS encoding DUF2269 family protein, translating into MDWYSVVKTIHIISSTILFGTGIGIAFFMWWANKTGDLAAKVYAARTTVIADFLFTTTSAIIQPISGIILINIIGYDFFDLWLVLTYLGYAITGACWLPVVWIQIQLRNIAVRTLKNNEQLPAQYYKLFNLWFYLGWPAFISLVIIFFLMVFKPM; encoded by the coding sequence ATGGATTGGTATTCTGTCGTCAAAACTATTCACATCATTAGCTCTACTATTTTGTTTGGTACAGGTATTGGTATTGCTTTTTTTATGTGGTGGGCTAATAAAACCGGGGATTTAGCAGCCAAAGTTTATGCAGCACGTACTACGGTTATTGCCGATTTTCTCTTTACTACCACTAGTGCTATTATTCAACCAATTAGTGGCATAATATTAATCAATATAATTGGATATGATTTCTTTGATTTATGGCTTGTTTTAACTTATTTAGGATACGCTATTACAGGAGCATGTTGGCTACCAGTAGTATGGATTCAAATACAATTACGGAATATTGCAGTCAGAACATTAAAAAATAATGAGCAATTACCAGCACAATATTATAAATTATTTAATTTATGGTTTTATCTTGGCTGGCCAGCATTTATCAGCCTAGTTATTATTTTCTTTTTAATGGTTTTTAAGCCGATGTAA
- a CDS encoding NAD(P)H-binding protein codes for MRVLVVGANGFIGSYITAELLKDNHDVVCAVRDIKATKRKFPNLEILACDFNNDTDQQKWLNNLQNIDVVINVSGVLTSTNNNKIENVHFFGPKALFDACILAKVKRIIHISALGIDNEKTTDYAVTKKKIDNYLKTLENIDWVILQPSLVYTSGCYGGTSLFRSLSALPWFIPLIGDGSQQFQPIHMDDLTKVVVNCTKREGEICRVLKIVGPKIVTVKDILINFRSWLGLDPAKLIKIPLIFIRIAAKLGDFFSIGPLNSTSYNMLLQPNIADKKDFINFTSIVPRSFEQGLATEPLTVQSLWHARLFLLKPLLKIILGLFWIMTGVITGVFTSERGLKIITELGFSEQIAQVMLYSSCLADIILGTMMIIKPRIIGVCILQILLMLAYTFFLTFLKPDLWLEPLGSLTKNIPIILLTLVLLAIEKDK; via the coding sequence GTGAGAGTTTTAGTAGTAGGTGCTAATGGTTTTATTGGTTCATATATCACCGCTGAGTTATTAAAAGATAATCATGATGTAGTTTGTGCAGTTAGAGATATAAAAGCTACTAAAAGAAAATTTCCTAACCTAGAAATTTTAGCTTGTGATTTTAACAATGATACTGATCAACAAAAGTGGCTTAACAATTTACAAAATATTGATGTAGTCATTAATGTATCCGGAGTGTTAACTTCAACTAATAACAACAAAATAGAGAATGTTCATTTCTTTGGTCCAAAAGCTTTATTTGATGCATGTATTTTAGCTAAAGTAAAAAGAATTATTCATATTTCAGCTCTTGGTATAGATAATGAGAAAACTACTGACTATGCTGTAACAAAGAAAAAAATTGACAATTATTTAAAAACTTTAGAAAATATTGATTGGGTAATTTTACAACCATCGCTTGTGTATACAAGTGGTTGTTATGGAGGTACTTCATTATTTAGATCTCTTTCAGCTTTACCTTGGTTTATTCCTTTAATAGGAGATGGATCACAACAATTTCAACCCATACATATGGATGACTTAACTAAAGTGGTTGTTAATTGCACTAAAAGAGAAGGGGAAATTTGTAGAGTATTAAAAATAGTTGGTCCAAAAATAGTTACAGTAAAAGATATATTGATTAATTTTAGGAGCTGGCTTGGTCTAGATCCTGCCAAACTAATAAAGATTCCTTTAATATTTATTAGAATTGCAGCTAAGTTAGGAGACTTTTTTAGTATAGGACCACTTAATAGCACTTCGTATAATATGCTATTACAACCAAATATTGCAGATAAGAAAGACTTTATCAATTTTACTTCTATCGTTCCAAGAAGTTTTGAGCAAGGATTAGCCACTGAACCTCTTACTGTTCAATCACTGTGGCATGCAAGACTTTTTTTGTTGAAACCACTATTAAAAATCATTTTAGGTTTATTTTGGATTATGACAGGCGTCATTACGGGGGTTTTTACTTCAGAACGAGGTCTGAAAATAATAACAGAGTTAGGATTTAGCGAACAAATTGCACAAGTTATGTTATATTCAAGCTGTCTTGCTGATATAATTCTTGGAACTATGATGATTATCAAGCCAAGAATTATAGGGGTATGTATACTACAGATTTTATTAATGCTAGCTTATACATTTTTTCTAACCTTTCTTAAGCCTGATTTATGGCTAGAACCCTTGGGGTCACTTACTAAAAATATTCCTATAATACTTCTTACTCTTGTCTTACTTGCTATAGAAAAGGATAAATAA
- a CDS encoding bifunctional (p)ppGpp synthetase/guanosine-3',5'-bis(diphosphate) 3'-pyrophosphohydrolase has product MSFMLYEDIDNLHNITDIISTKLQENSIVVKISCRLKDPHSIVKKLVRKGIGFHQLTDLVAFRIIVDTQEDCYKVLDIINDIYPSNHEKYKDYIVNPKDNGYSSLHIVTTIGTFRRNVEIQVRTSQMHDIAEFGIANHGEYKEAQEARIKKLFSPELLNIIVLHIGLNNLYKLFEQFNWTMSELVAYEQEIKNFWDNFQDNLQTIQDQFIKEINVDQLKRNFL; this is encoded by the coding sequence ATGAGTTTTATGTTATACGAGGATATTGATAATTTACACAATATCACTGATATTATTAGTACTAAATTGCAAGAGAATTCTATAGTGGTGAAGATATCTTGCAGATTAAAAGACCCTCATTCTATCGTAAAGAAATTGGTAAGAAAAGGTATTGGTTTTCATCAATTAACTGACCTCGTTGCTTTTAGAATTATAGTTGATACGCAAGAAGACTGTTATAAAGTACTGGATATTATTAATGATATATATCCTAGTAACCATGAAAAATATAAAGACTATATTGTTAATCCCAAAGATAACGGCTATAGTTCCTTACATATTGTGACTACTATTGGTACATTTAGACGTAATGTGGAAATACAAGTACGGACTAGTCAAATGCATGATATAGCAGAGTTTGGCATCGCTAATCATGGTGAATATAAAGAAGCACAAGAAGCAAGGATAAAAAAATTATTTTCTCCAGAATTACTTAATATAATTGTTCTTCATATCGGACTAAATAATTTATATAAACTTTTTGAACAATTTAATTGGACTATGTCTGAACTGGTTGCTTATGAACAAGAAATTAAAAATTTTTGGGATAATTTTCAAGATAACTTGCAGACAATACAAGATCAATTTATAAAAGAAATAAATGTAGACCAGTTAAAGAGAAATTTTCTATAA
- the gmk gene encoding guanylate kinase, whose translation MLLSLRSKGLAIILSSPSATGKSSLARAILKIDSNLRLSVSATTRRPRTDEVDGVSYYFKTKEEFNKLIEQDVFLEYANIYNNYYGTPKKVVEDLLNQGLDVLFDIDWQGTKLIKKTLPNVITIFILPPSPSILQQRIKDRGQDSKESIKLRMKLATQEVYYAKQYDYVVINDDFDTTLETIYSIITAERSKRIRLDLGKFYNDWHDQL comes from the coding sequence ATGCTACTATCTCTCAGAAGTAAAGGATTAGCTATTATTTTGTCTTCGCCCTCGGCTACTGGTAAATCTAGCTTAGCTAGAGCAATTTTAAAAATCGACAGTAATCTTAGATTATCCGTTTCTGCAACTACTAGAAGGCCAAGAACAGATGAAGTTGATGGAGTAAGTTACTATTTCAAGACCAAAGAGGAATTTAATAAATTAATTGAGCAAGATGTATTTCTTGAATATGCAAATATTTACAATAATTATTATGGAACACCTAAAAAAGTTGTAGAAGACTTACTAAATCAAGGGTTAGATGTTTTGTTTGATATAGATTGGCAAGGTACAAAGCTAATAAAAAAAACCTTACCAAATGTAATTACAATTTTTATTTTGCCACCGAGTCCTAGTATTTTGCAACAACGAATTAAAGATAGAGGGCAAGATAGTAAAGAATCAATAAAGTTGCGTATGAAATTGGCTACTCAAGAAGTGTATTATGCCAAACAATATGATTACGTGGTTATTAACGATGATTTTGATACCACTCTTGAAACAATATACTCTATAATCACTGCTGAACGATCGAAAAGAATAAGACTTGATTTAGGCAAGTTTTATAATGATTGGCATGACCAACTCTGA
- a CDS encoding DUF465 domain-containing protein, giving the protein MSLMSHIQSLQKKHNDLERLINTGFLHLQDNTKVRQLKKQKLILKDKILLLYKGFTKNATISQK; this is encoded by the coding sequence ATGAGTCTCATGAGCCACATACAAAGTTTACAAAAAAAACATAATGATTTAGAAAGACTAATAAATACCGGATTCTTGCATTTGCAAGATAATACTAAAGTCAGGCAGTTAAAGAAACAAAAATTAATATTAAAAGATAAAATCTTATTGCTATATAAAGGTTTCACCAAGAATGCTACTATCTCTCAGAAGTAA
- a CDS encoding UbiX family flavin prenyltransferase produces MTSDNKKKLLVAISGASGAIYGIRLLEILRQINIESHLIISKSAHLTILHETNYSIEQVKDIADYCYNLSDIGARVSCGAFRTFGMIIAPCSMRTLASIAGSIENNLISRAAGVILKERRKLVLMIRETPLHLGHLENMLKVTNYGGIIAPPVPAFYNLPKTLDDMINYSISRVLDIFDINTDLIKRWDGMPTKI; encoded by the coding sequence ATGACTAGCGATAATAAAAAAAAATTGCTTGTGGCAATCTCTGGAGCTTCTGGAGCAATATACGGTATAAGGTTACTTGAGATTCTGAGGCAGATAAATATTGAGAGTCATCTAATTATTTCAAAATCTGCTCATCTTACCATATTACATGAGACGAATTATTCCATAGAACAAGTAAAAGATATAGCAGATTACTGTTACAATCTTTCTGATATTGGGGCTAGGGTTTCTTGCGGTGCTTTTAGGACATTTGGCATGATAATAGCCCCATGTAGCATGAGAACTCTAGCATCAATTGCTGGCAGTATTGAGAATAATTTAATCAGTAGAGCAGCAGGGGTTATACTAAAAGAACGAAGAAAACTGGTGTTGATGATAAGAGAGACGCCTTTACATCTAGGTCATTTAGAAAATATGTTAAAAGTAACGAATTATGGTGGGATAATTGCACCTCCAGTACCTGCTTTTTATAATTTACCTAAAACCTTGGATGACATGATAAATTATTCAATTTCGCGGGTTCTTGATATTTTTGATATTAATACTGATTTAATAAAACGTTGGGATGGTATGCCTACAAAAATTTAA
- a CDS encoding carbonic anhydrase produces the protein MQQSFEKILKGYQLFRKKYAYGNKSIMQSLSRDGQQPKIMVVACCDARVDPALILQCDPGDLFVVRNVANIVPPYEKDGSHHGTSAALEFGICFLKVEHLIVLGHSQCGGIQELLNSDDRVQNDFITNWVSLIKTPNFRHHNADDYTKLALKQSHQNCMTFPWINELVTKKELIIHLWFFDIKTGQIFTYSDKQQTYLPLA, from the coding sequence ATGCAACAAAGTTTTGAAAAAATACTAAAAGGCTATCAGCTATTTAGAAAAAAATATGCTTATGGTAATAAATCTATTATGCAGAGTCTATCCCGTGATGGTCAACAACCAAAGATTATGGTGGTTGCTTGTTGTGATGCACGAGTAGATCCGGCATTAATACTACAATGTGATCCAGGGGATTTATTTGTTGTACGTAATGTAGCAAATATTGTTCCTCCTTACGAAAAAGATGGATCTCATCATGGCACAAGTGCTGCCTTAGAGTTTGGAATATGCTTTTTGAAAGTTGAACACTTAATTGTATTAGGACATAGCCAATGTGGAGGAATTCAAGAATTATTAAATAGTGACGATAGAGTGCAGAATGATTTTATAACCAACTGGGTTTCTCTGATAAAAACACCTAATTTTAGACATCATAATGCTGATGATTATACAAAATTAGCACTTAAACAATCACATCAAAATTGTATGACGTTTCCATGGATTAATGAACTAGTGACCAAGAAAGAGCTAATTATTCATTTATGGTTTTTTGATATAAAAACTGGGCAAATTTTTACTTATTCTGATAAGCAACAAACATATCTACCCCTTGCTTAG
- the groL gene encoding chaperonin GroEL (60 kDa chaperone family; promotes refolding of misfolded polypeptides especially under stressful conditions; forms two stacked rings of heptamers to form a barrel-shaped 14mer; ends can be capped by GroES; misfolded proteins enter the barrel where they are refolded when GroES binds), protein MAAKLIKHGSHAREQMLKGINILADTVKVTLGPKGRNVVIEQSFGAPRLTKDGVTVAKAIELKDKAQNLGAQLVKSVASKTSDVAGDGTTTATVLTQAIVKKGNEAVAAGLNPMDIKRGIDLAVNLVVEEIRKASKKISSQEEIAQVGTISSNGDKEIGEKIAIAMERVGKEGVITVEEAKNFSFEVDVVEGMMFDRGYLSPYFVTNSEKMVVELENPFILLFEKKLSNLQQMLPVLEAVMQSGRPLLVIAEDVEGEALATLVVNKLRGGLKVAAVKAPGFGDRKKFMMEDISILTGGQLISEDLGMKLENVNIKMLGTAKKVTISKENTVIIDGAGSKADIATRCSQIRKQIDESTSDYDKEKLQERLAKLAGGVAVLKVGGATEVEVKERKDRVEDALHATRAAVEEGVVAGGGVTLFYAAKALEALKSTNKDQQAGIDIVKKALQAPVKQIAKNAGEEGAIVVAKLNDSKDKHFGFNAQDMTYVDMIKAGIIDPTKVVRTALQDAASVASLIITTEAFIIDEPTDKDEPTMPRGGMGGGMGGMGGMDF, encoded by the coding sequence ATGGCAGCAAAATTAATAAAACACGGTTCACATGCACGTGAACAAATGCTAAAAGGTATTAATATTTTAGCTGATACCGTAAAAGTAACATTAGGTCCAAAAGGTAGAAATGTTGTAATTGAACAATCATTCGGGGCACCAAGACTAACCAAAGATGGTGTAACTGTTGCAAAAGCCATTGAACTAAAAGACAAAGCTCAGAATTTGGGTGCTCAATTAGTGAAATCTGTGGCTAGCAAAACATCTGATGTTGCTGGTGATGGAACAACTACCGCAACTGTGCTAACTCAAGCAATAGTAAAAAAAGGTAATGAAGCTGTAGCAGCTGGTTTAAATCCTATGGATATAAAACGCGGTATAGACTTAGCGGTTAACCTAGTAGTTGAAGAAATTAGGAAAGCAAGTAAAAAGATCAGTAGCCAAGAGGAGATTGCTCAAGTTGGTACTATTTCATCAAATGGTGATAAAGAAATTGGTGAAAAAATTGCTATAGCTATGGAAAGAGTAGGCAAAGAGGGAGTAATTACCGTCGAAGAAGCCAAAAATTTTAGTTTCGAAGTAGATGTAGTTGAAGGTATGATGTTTGATAGAGGTTATCTATCACCATATTTTGTTACTAATTCCGAAAAGATGGTAGTAGAATTGGAAAATCCTTTTATCTTACTATTTGAAAAGAAATTATCAAATTTACAACAAATGTTACCAGTACTTGAAGCGGTAATGCAATCAGGACGTCCTTTACTAGTAATTGCTGAAGATGTAGAAGGAGAAGCACTTGCTACCCTAGTAGTAAATAAATTACGTGGTGGGTTAAAAGTTGCTGCAGTTAAAGCTCCTGGCTTTGGTGATAGAAAAAAATTCATGATGGAAGATATCTCTATTTTAACAGGTGGTCAGCTTATCAGCGAAGATCTTGGTATGAAGCTTGAGAATGTTAATATCAAAATGTTGGGTACTGCTAAAAAAGTTACCATCTCTAAAGAAAATACTGTCATAATTGACGGTGCTGGTAGTAAGGCTGATATCGCTACTCGTTGTTCACAAATTCGTAAACAAATTGATGAATCTACTTCAGATTACGATAAAGAAAAATTACAAGAGCGTTTGGCTAAACTTGCTGGTGGCGTAGCTGTCTTAAAAGTTGGCGGTGCTACTGAAGTTGAAGTAAAAGAAAGAAAAGATCGTGTCGAGGATGCCCTGCATGCTACTAGAGCTGCAGTAGAAGAAGGTGTTGTTGCAGGGGGTGGGGTCACTCTTTTCTATGCAGCAAAAGCTTTAGAAGCGTTAAAAAGTACTAACAAAGATCAACAGGCTGGTATTGACATAGTTAAGAAGGCATTGCAAGCTCCAGTAAAACAAATTGCAAAAAATGCGGGCGAGGAAGGAGCTATTGTAGTTGCAAAACTTAATGATAGTAAAGACAAACATTTTGGCTTCAATGCTCAAGACATGACTTATGTTGATATGATTAAAGCTGGTATTATCGATCCAACAAAAGTTGTACGTACAGCTTTGCAAGATGCAGCATCAGTTGCTTCTTTGATTATTACTACTGAAGCATTTATTATTGATGAACCAACTGATAAAGATGAACCTACTATGCCACGTGGTGGCATGGGTGGTGGTATGGGCGGCATGGGCGGTATGGACTTCTAA
- a CDS encoding co-chaperone GroES: MSFRPLHDRIAVKPIQQEEKTSGGIIIPDTAKEKPIQGEVVAVGKGTRSENGTVHPLEIKVGDKVLYGKWAGTEVKVDGLDLVIMKESDVMGIIG; this comes from the coding sequence ATGTCTTTTAGACCATTGCACGATAGAATTGCGGTAAAACCAATTCAACAAGAAGAAAAAACAAGTGGAGGAATTATTATTCCTGATACAGCAAAGGAAAAACCAATACAAGGTGAAGTAGTAGCTGTAGGTAAGGGAACAAGAAGTGAGAATGGTACTGTCCATCCATTAGAAATTAAAGTAGGAGATAAAGTACTTTATGGCAAATGGGCTGGCACTGAAGTAAAAGTTGATGGTTTAGATTTGGTCATTATGAAAGAAAGTGATGTCATGGGCATAATTGGTTAA